The Mangifera indica cultivar Alphonso unplaced genomic scaffold, CATAS_Mindica_2.1 Un_0017, whole genome shotgun sequence genome has a window encoding:
- the LOC123205848 gene encoding uncharacterized protein LOC123205848 → MALSFWDNGFSLQHYFNQEMLSFPPPEAENINNNNDLDLDSYFNWFSFSNNNGFGFDNDYVPDDFPSSLSDNFIFPVEDFQLIYQNYSKRQRSCYYGDGLDVDHHDSVAFLPESFSGCITNVVPPPPPPQPLSEFLPDIPPPPLAGFSFGKNSTKKPNSVSLKAQSVAARERRRKITEKTQELGKLIPGSHRLNTAEMFQAASKYVKFLQAQVKLLQLMQPIIAEKEEFFPFQELQTLLESPIIQEKLYSEEKCLVPKKILQTLKKDPEIQSKPAIFGSIDELLETSNG, encoded by the coding sequence ATGGCTTTGAGCTTTTGGGATAATGGCTTCTCTCTTCAGCATTATTTCAACCAGGAAATGCTGAGCTTCCCTCCTCCGGAAGCTGaaaacatcaacaacaacaacgaCTTGGACTTGGATTCTTATTTCAACTGGTTCAGTTTCAGCAACAATAATGGCTTCGGTTTCGATAATGATTATGTTCCAGATGACTTCCCTTCTTCTCTTTCCGATAATTTCATCTTCCCTGTAGAAGATTTTCAGCTAATTTATCAGAACTATTCGAAGCGCCAGAGGAGTTGCTACTATGGAGATGGGCTTGACGTTGATCATCATGATTCGGTTGCTTTTTTGCCTGAATCCTTTTCCGGGTGTATCACAAATGTTGTTCCTCCTCCACCGCCACCACAGCCCCTTTCTGAGTTCCTGCCAGATATTCCGCCTCCTCCTCTGGCAGGTTTCAGCTTTGGAAAGAATAGTACGAAGAAACCGAACAGCGTAAGCTTGAAGGCGCAAAGCGTTGCGGCGAGAGAGAGAAGAAGGAAGATTACGGAGAAGACTCAAGAGCTAGGAAAGCTGATTCCAGGCAGCCATAGATTGAACACTGCTGAAATGTTTCAAGCTGCTTCAAAATATGTCAAGTTCTTGCAGGCTCAAGTCAAACTTCTTCAACTCATGCAGCCAATAATTGCGGAAAAAGAAGAATTTTTTCCATTTCAAGAGCTTCAAACTCTTCTCGAGTCTCCAATAattcaagaaaaattatattcagaAGAGAAGTGTTTGGTTCCAAAGAAAATTCTGCAAACCCTAAAAAAGGATCCTGAAATCCAATCAAAACCAGCCATTTTTGGGAGCATCGATGAATTGCTGGAGACAAGTAATGgctga
- the LOC123205854 gene encoding primase homolog protein-like isoform X1, whose product MFLMIRCISQKNIITLILTQNLRMRCRTAACWDNLQRSLHFRTVYSLVLSKDSNNIRKVMSSREITEKSLGLEPLGDKVIAYFAGRMISEGTLRRNSVMQLSGDQDVIALPFKQNGVLVGCKYRTCREKKFWQVKGTQKWLFGLDDIKDADEIIIVEGEIDKLAMEEAGFLNCVSVPCGAPQKVSAKELPPQEKDTGYQYVWNCKEHLDKVSRIILATDGDIPGQALAEELARRLGKERCWRVQWPKKDEFCCFKDANEVLMFLGRDALKEVIDNAELYQLQVPEQAMQCA is encoded by the exons ATGTTCCTA ATGATAAGGTGTATCTCACAGAAAAACATAATAACGTTGatattaactcaaaacttaagaATGCGATGCCGAACTGCAGCTTGTTGGGATAATTTGCAACGATCCTTGCATTTCCGGACAGTATACTCGCTGGTTTTGTCCAAAG ACAGCAACAACATTAGAAAAGTTATGTCATCGAGAGAAATCACAGAAAAGAGCTTAGGATTAGAACCGCTGGGTGACAAG gtAATTGCATATTTTGCCGGGCGGATGATATCTGAGGGAACTCTGCGGAGAAATTCTGTTATGCAATTATCTGGTGATCAG GATGTCATAGCTTTACCTTTCAAACAAAATGGGGTGCTAGTTGGTTGCAAGTACCGAACTTGCAGGGAGAAAAAATTTTGGCAG GTGAAGGGCACACAGAAATGGTTATTTGGACTTGATGACATAAAGGATGCTGATGAAATCATCATT GTTGAAGGTGAAATAGATAAGCTTGCAATGGAGGAAGCTGGTTTCCTTAACTGTGTAAGTGTTCCCTGTGGAGCACCACAAAAGGTTTCTGCCAAAGAATTACCACCACAGGAAAAG GATACTGGATATCAGTATGTATGGAACTGCAAAGAGCACTTGGATAAG GTTTCTCGCATTATCCTGGCTACTGATGGTGATATACCAGGCCAAGCCTTGGCTGAAGAGCTAGCACGCCGTCTTGGAAAAGAGAG ATGCTGGCGTGTCCAGTGGCCGAAGAAGGACGAGTTCTGTTGCTTCAAGGATGCGAATGAG GTTCTCATGTTTTTGGGTCGAGATGCTCTGAAGGAAGTTATTGACAATGCAGAGTTGTATCAGCTACAAGTTCCAGAGCAAGCAATGCAATGCGCATAA
- the LOC123205854 gene encoding primase homolog protein-like isoform X2 — MSSREITEKSLGLEPLGDKVIAYFAGRMISEGTLRRNSVMQLSGDQDVIALPFKQNGVLVGCKYRTCREKKFWQVKGTQKWLFGLDDIKDADEIIIVEGEIDKLAMEEAGFLNCVSVPCGAPQKVSAKELPPQEKDTGYQYVWNCKEHLDKVSRIILATDGDIPGQALAEELARRLGKERCWRVQWPKKDEFCCFKDANEVLMFLGRDALKEVIDNAELYQLQVPEQAMQCA, encoded by the exons ATGTCATCGAGAGAAATCACAGAAAAGAGCTTAGGATTAGAACCGCTGGGTGACAAG gtAATTGCATATTTTGCCGGGCGGATGATATCTGAGGGAACTCTGCGGAGAAATTCTGTTATGCAATTATCTGGTGATCAG GATGTCATAGCTTTACCTTTCAAACAAAATGGGGTGCTAGTTGGTTGCAAGTACCGAACTTGCAGGGAGAAAAAATTTTGGCAG GTGAAGGGCACACAGAAATGGTTATTTGGACTTGATGACATAAAGGATGCTGATGAAATCATCATT GTTGAAGGTGAAATAGATAAGCTTGCAATGGAGGAAGCTGGTTTCCTTAACTGTGTAAGTGTTCCCTGTGGAGCACCACAAAAGGTTTCTGCCAAAGAATTACCACCACAGGAAAAG GATACTGGATATCAGTATGTATGGAACTGCAAAGAGCACTTGGATAAG GTTTCTCGCATTATCCTGGCTACTGATGGTGATATACCAGGCCAAGCCTTGGCTGAAGAGCTAGCACGCCGTCTTGGAAAAGAGAG ATGCTGGCGTGTCCAGTGGCCGAAGAAGGACGAGTTCTGTTGCTTCAAGGATGCGAATGAG GTTCTCATGTTTTTGGGTCGAGATGCTCTGAAGGAAGTTATTGACAATGCAGAGTTGTATCAGCTACAAGTTCCAGAGCAAGCAATGCAATGCGCATAA
- the LOC123205857 gene encoding patellin-4-like, translating into MTVEGEIKVEEKEVIKVEEKDSQMGDNAGVEVKVDEKESQERDNGGVEVKVEGKEIQVGDNGGAEVKVEEKETQVGDNGDVKVEEQGKEEPKVMEKSASYREESNFTSDLKEFERKALVELKKKLEEAILGDNIFKKEEVKKIDNLQKKEKEKEVVELIKETKQETKEKEEEKKPGAEEEKKVEEKKPGAEEEKKVVETKPEAGEEKKVEEKKPEAEEEKKAVEQKAEADEEKKVVETKPEAAEEKKVQEKKPEAEEEKKVEEEDPEAEEEKTVEEKCVDKDISLWGVPLLPSKGAEELDVVLLKFLRARDFKVNDAFEMLKKSLQWRKENNIDSIMEEDVGAHLGSAAYMNGVDREGHPICYNIYGVFNDEELYQKTLATEEKRNEFLRWRLRLMEKGIQKLDLKPGGISSLLQINDLKNSPGPAKKELRIALKQTVGILQDNYPEFVTKNLFINAPFWYYALNAVLSPFLTQRTKSKFVVSRPAKVTETLLKYISPEELPVQYGGFKREDDFEFANEESKISEITVKPGSTESIEITADEIGTTITWDVCVIGWEVNYREEFVPSDEGSYTIIVQKGKKISTQEAPIRNTFRNNEPGKVMLTVENPSSKKKRLFYRYKTNKSSCL; encoded by the exons ATGACTGTTGAGGGTGAGATTAAGGTTGAAGAGAAGGAGGTTATTAAGGTTGAAGAGAAGGACAGCCAGATGGGTGATAATGCAGGAGTTGAGGTTAAGGTTGATGAGAAGGAGAGCCAGGAGCGTGACAATGGAGGAGTTGAGGTTAAGGTTGAAGGGAAGGAGATCCAGGTGGGTGATAATGGAGGAGCTGAGGTTAAGGTTGAAGAGAAGGAAACCCAGGTGGGTGATAATGGAGACGTTAAGGTTGAAGAACAAGGTAAAGAAGAGCCTAAAGTTATGGAAAAGTCCGCTTCTTATAGGGAGGAGAGTAATTTTACTTCTGATCTCAAGGAATTTGAGAGAAAGGCATTGGTTGAGCTGAAGAAAAAGCTTGAAGAAGCCATTCTTGGAGACAATATTTTCAAGAAGGAGGAGGTGAAAAAGATTGATAATCTTCAGAAAAAGGAGAAGGAGAAAGAGGTTgttgaattaataaaagaaacaaaacaagaaactaaagaaaaagaagaagagaaaaaacctGGAGCTGAAGAGGAGAAGAAGGTTGAAGAGAAAAAACCTGGAGCTGAAGAGGAGAAGAAGGTTGTAGAGACAAAACCTGAAGCTGGAGAGGAAAAGAAGGTTGAAGAGAAAAAACCTGAAGCTGAAGAGGAGAAGAAGGCTGTAGAGCAAAAGGCTGAAGCTGACGAGGAGAAGAAGGTTGTAGAGACAAAACCTGAAGCCGCAGAGGAGAAGAAGGTTCAAGAGAAAAAACCTGAAGCTGAAGAGGAAAAGAAGGTTGAAGAGGAAGATCCTGAAGCTGAAGAGGAGAAGACGGTAGAAGAGAAATGTGTTGATAAAGACATAAGCCTATGGGGAGTTCCTCTTTTGCCGAGCAAAGGCGCAGAGGAGCTTGATGTGGTTTTATTGAAGTTTTTGAGGGCGAGAGACTTCAAGGTGAACGATGCATTTGAGATGCTGAAGAAGTCACTCCAATGGCGGAAGGAGAACAACATTGATTCCATTATGGAGGAGGATGTTGGGGCGCATTTGGGATCAGCTGCTTACATGAATGGCGTGGACCGCGAGGGCCACCCCATTTGCTATAACATTTACGGGGTGTTCAACGACGAGGAGCTTTATCAGAAGACTCTGGCAACCGAGGAGAAGCGCAATGAATTCCTGAGATGGAGACTGAGGTTGATGGAGAAGGGAATTCAGAAACTTGATTTGAAGCCTGGTGGGATTTCTTCTTTGCTTCAAATAAATGATCTGAAAAACTCCCCTGGACCGGCCAAGAAGGAGCTCAGAATTGCATTGAAGCAGACGGTCGGCATTTTGCAAGACAATTATCCTGAATTCGTCACAAAAAAT TTGTTCATTAATGCGCCATTCTGGTACTATGCTCTCAATGCTGTCTTATCACCATTTTTGACTCAAAGAACCAAGAGCAAGTTTGTTGTTTCTCGCCCTGCAAAGGTCACTGAAACCCTTCTGAA GTACATTTCACCCGAAGAGTTGCCTGTTCAGTATGGTGGATTCAAGAGAGAAGATGACTTTGAATTCGCTAATGAAGAGTCTAAAATCTCTGAAATTACTGTCAAACCAGGATCAACTGAATCCATTGAGATTACAGCTGATGAG ATTGGAACTACGATAACTTGGGACGTGTGTGTGATTGGATGGGAAGTGAACTACAGGGAGGAATTTGTGCCAAGTGATGAAGGCTCCTACACCATTATTGTTCAGAAGGGGAAGAAGATAAGCACACAGGAAGCTCCAATTCGTAATACTTTCAGGAACAATGAACCTGGAAAAGTTATGCTGACAGTTGAGAATCCTTCAAGCAAGAAGAAGAGGCTTTTCTATCGATACAAGACCAACAAGAGCTCCTGCCTTTGA